GGTGGTGGAGGTAGACATTATTTCTTTGAACACCCAGGATTTATATGTAAAAACTTTACAGGCATATTACCCAATGTTGATATTAGAGGAGATGGTGGCTATATTGTAGCACCCCCCAGCCTCCATGAAAGCGGTAATAAGTATAAATGGTTAAATAAATCTCAAATTAATAAAGCACCTGAGTGGTTATTAGAAAAACTAAACTCAGTTAGTAAAACTTACAGAAAAATAACTGCAGAAGATTTTGCTAAAGAAATCAAGGAAGGGGCAAGAAACAATGAGCTTACAAGTATAGCTGGTTCCCTTTTAGGGCATGGTGTATCTTTGGAAGAAACTTTAACTATACTGAAGTCAATAAATCAAACAAATTGCTGCCCCCCACTTCCAGAAAAAGAAGTGGAGAAAATAGCTGAAAGCATAGCAAAAAGAGAATATGGAAATGATCATATGCCTGTAACAAAAAACAACTATAACTATGATGTTTCCAGGTTTTTTGATGGAAGTACGTTTATTCCTAAAAAAGTTGCTAATGAAATAACCACTAACTACAGTATTATTAAAGCATACGGCAAATTATACTATTATCAAGATGGAATATACAGAGAGGGCGGGGAAGAATTAATTAGAAGAAAAGTTAGAGAATTACTAGACGATAAAGCAAAAAATAACCGAGTCAATGAAGTGTTACAACATATAAAAGACACCAGTAATCAAGTTAGTGATTTTCACCCCCACCCTGAATATATCAATGTAACAAATGGAAGACTTAACTGGCATAAAGACAATTTAGAAGAACACAATCCAGAAATATTTGAACTTATGCAGCTACCAGTTCAATACAATCCAGAAGCTGACTGTCCTAGATTTAAAGGATTTTTAAATGAAGTATTAGATGACGAAGTTATTTCGCTAATACAAGAAATGTTTGGGCTAACCATCGCCCCAGATATTACTGAAAACGGCAGCAAAAAATTTCACAAGATGTTCATACTAACAGGCGAAGGAAGAAATGGTAAATCAGTCTTATTATCGACATTAGAAACATTACTGGGTAGAGATAACGTAAGCAATATATCACTACAGGAACTAGAACACAATAGATTTAAAAAAGCGGACTTACTAGGTAAACTTGCAAATATATTTGGTGATATAGATAGTAAGTCACTAAACTCCACAAGTGCTATTAAAACACTTACGGGAGGCGATACAATAGCAGGTGAAAGGAAAAATGAGCACCACTTCTACTTTAAGAATTATGCGGAGCTAATTTTCTCAGCCAATGAACTTCCAAAAGCCAATGATAAAAGCAAAGCTCTTTACAAGAGATTAATAATTGTACCATTTGAAAGAACATTTAGTGAAAACGAAGCAGATAAAAATCTTCTTAGTAAACTTACTACAGATGAAGAACTAAGCGGAATACTAAACTGGGCTATAGAAGGCAGGAAAAGATTATTTCAAAAGGGCAGCTTTACTATTTCACACCAGGTGGAGGCTTTATTAGAAAAATATAAACAAAAAAACAATAACGCACTAGAATTCTTGAATAAATTCGTTGTAGAAGACACAGATGGAATAATAAGTAAAAGCGATTTATACCAAAAATACCATACCTGGTGTGAAGAAAACAATATAATTCCAGAATCACAGCAAAGTTTTAATCAAACTATCAAAGAAAATTTCAATGCAAAAGAGTATAAACCTGGAAGTATTAGACTTTGGAGAGGGATAGCTATGAGTGAAATATAAATACACCAGGTTTTTACCAGGATTGCACCAAGTTTGTTACCAGGTTTTTGTAGTAGTTACCTATATGACTCTAGGAATACCAGGGTTTATAAAATCTTAAGTGAAAAAGTAAAAGTATAATAATATATATCATAAAAAGTTATTATGATAAAACCCTGGTAAAGTTGGAGTTATGAAGGTGTTAAGTATAAAAAGTCTGGTACTAATCCTGGGCTAAACCTGGTATAACCCTGGGAATAAACCTCCCCCCT
The Natranaerofaba carboxydovora genome window above contains:
- a CDS encoding phage/plasmid primase, P4 family produces the protein MKKYVKDYLNSGYSIIPINPKSKTPIIEWKEYQNKRPSEEELIKWWRKWPNANIGIVTGKISGIFVLDVDGKEGEKSLDGYELPDTAVAETGGGGRHYFFEHPGFICKNFTGILPNVDIRGDGGYIVAPPSLHESGNKYKWLNKSQINKAPEWLLEKLNSVSKTYRKITAEDFAKEIKEGARNNELTSIAGSLLGHGVSLEETLTILKSINQTNCCPPLPEKEVEKIAESIAKREYGNDHMPVTKNNYNYDVSRFFDGSTFIPKKVANEITTNYSIIKAYGKLYYYQDGIYREGGEELIRRKVRELLDDKAKNNRVNEVLQHIKDTSNQVSDFHPHPEYINVTNGRLNWHKDNLEEHNPEIFELMQLPVQYNPEADCPRFKGFLNEVLDDEVISLIQEMFGLTIAPDITENGSKKFHKMFILTGEGRNGKSVLLSTLETLLGRDNVSNISLQELEHNRFKKADLLGKLANIFGDIDSKSLNSTSAIKTLTGGDTIAGERKNEHHFYFKNYAELIFSANELPKANDKSKALYKRLIIVPFERTFSENEADKNLLSKLTTDEELSGILNWAIEGRKRLFQKGSFTISHQVEALLEKYKQKNNNALEFLNKFVVEDTDGIISKSDLYQKYHTWCEENNIIPESQQSFNQTIKENFNAKEYKPGSIRLWRGIAMSEI